CCCTATGAACTCTATTCGGGCCGCACTGAAACACTGTATCGGGAACTGCTTCCGGGTCTTTGTGCGATTGCGCGCCAGCATCAGCGGAAGGTGGTCGTAAAGTTGCACCCCTTCGAGAGTGTGAGCGCTCGTTCCCGACTAGTCGACCGGATTCTGTCCGGGGATGACCGTCAGTTGGTGGAAATTTCCACGGCGGCCATTTCGGAGCAGCTTCTGCGTCGCATCTGGTTTGCCTTGACTGTGGAATCGAGCGTTGCCGTGGAGTGTGCTCTCGCAGGGATACCTTGTTTTCTGTGCGGATGGTTTGATCTCAGCATGCACTGCTACGGGCGGCAGTATGAGAAGTTTGGCGCCGCGCGAATCTTAAAGAGCCCGAGTGCTATAGCGCGTATCCCGGAGATGCTGGATTTGCAGGGCCCCGGTGCGGATTTTCCGAATCGCTTCTACCAGCCGATAACGCAAATGGAGCTTGACGGAATTTTGCAATCCGCGCGACTTGCACAAGCGAAGGATACGCAGCCGGAACGTTAGACCGGGTTCCTGGACACATGTTAGACTCGGGAAATTCGTGGCGAGCACAGCCCAAAGAGTTCTTCTGACCGGTGGGGCGGGATTTATCGGTTCGCATCTGGCGGAAGCTTTCCTTCGTAGAGGTTCCCAGCTAGCGATTGTTGACGAGCTCAATGATTTTTACTCGGCGCAGCGCAAGGAAGAAAACCTGGCTGAGGTGCGGCGTTGTGGCGCCTTCGAGTTTGTCCAACAGGACATTTGCAACAAGCCGGGATTACATGCCATCTTCGAGCGTTTCCGGCCAGACGTTATTGTTCATCTCGCGGCTCGCGCCGGAGTTCGGCCTTCCCTCGACGATCCGGCGCTTTATGAGCGCGTGAATATTGCGGGCACTTTGAATCTGCTTGACTTGAGTCGGGAGTTTCGTGTGCCCAAGTTCATCTTCGGCTCCTCCAGTTCGGTCTATGGAATTGCCGAGCGCGTTCCGTTTGCCGAGTCCAACACTGAATTGTGCCCCATTTCGCCTTATGCCGCGACGAAACTCTCGGGGGAAATGTTCTGTTTTACCTATGCGTACCTTTATGGGTTGACCGCAGTTTGCCTGCGTTTTTTCACGGTGTATGGCCCGCGGCAGCGGCCGGACCTGGCGATCCACAAATTTACCCGACTGCTTGAAACCGAGCGCCCGTTGCCGATCTTCGGGGATGCCTTGTCGGGAAGAGATTACACATACGTAGAGGATATCGTTGCAGGGGTTCTGGCATCGATCGAGTACGTGCCCGTTTCGGGGCCGGGAAACAGCCGATTCGAGATATTCAATCTGGGGAATTCGCATCCCGTCCGGTTGGGAGAACTGGTCGAATTGCTGGAGAAAGCCACCGGACGCAGAG
This portion of the Terriglobales bacterium genome encodes:
- a CDS encoding GDP-mannose 4,6-dehydratase, which produces MASTAQRVLLTGGAGFIGSHLAEAFLRRGSQLAIVDELNDFYSAQRKEENLAEVRRCGAFEFVQQDICNKPGLHAIFERFRPDVIVHLAARAGVRPSLDDPALYERVNIAGTLNLLDLSREFRVPKFIFGSSSSVYGIAERVPFAESNTELCPISPYAATKLSGEMFCFTYAYLYGLTAVCLRFFTVYGPRQRPDLAIHKFTRLLETERPLPIFGDALSGRDYTYVEDIVAGVLASIEYVPVSGPGNSRFEIFNLGNSHPVRLGELVELLEKATGRRAVRQQLPEQPGDVPITWADISKAKRLLGYDPQTPIEKGLEQFVSWYRRARSAT